One genomic window of Sphingobacterium oryzagri includes the following:
- a CDS encoding SusC/RagA family TonB-linked outer membrane protein produces MKNTHDQPPKIIPLWIMCLLTLLSMQTYAQQVLVSGIARDAKGNLLAEVNVLEKNSKNVTKTDIDGRYQITVKSPSAILVFSFVGYVKQEHTANASSLDVNLQEDGAGLEEVVVLGYQQVNRKKVTSAVTTIKGKEIENIPYPTFDQMLQGRVAGLTALNTSGEPGASGVVNIRGSNSVSLGGVSHPLYVIDGMIYDVNDMPNAYGNNPLVSINPNDIESIDVLKDAAAAAIYGSRGANGVIMVTTKAAKAGAPPRFNFNFYQGLATKPTLRNVTVGAAERRLKMDLLNGMGNWDNLANLSMFLTDSLNNAFNNHTDWQGIFIKTAPTTNVDASVEGSSGSTQYRLSMGYYNEEGSMVGYGLRRLAPKLNLTIKPFERVSLMTTLNPTFVNVKHGFGDGTNFPFSTWSFPSSFWKLTDEQRKAYRGEYDSMDEDVTTTILSNTKLNIQILEGLNFTSSFSYTYNNNRRDWLHSRFINGTGADNAYHWANLTNVWEIENYLNWTKDWKEHNFNIVAGQQAQRQTNKQTSAYGIDVTGNTIFNMSPGNDLYAQTYVEERSRVAAFGRFNYDYKGKYIFSSSYRRDASSRYNISKRWTDFYSFSVAYNMADEAFFARWKETFNQFKWRASYGVTGNDPANYYAQYNLLSSNATYYNSSFGLDSRATTTTYNGTTVISPNYSSFAGERNLTWEKYPQLNVGIDLSLFNSRVNINADWYVRDAKNIYYSNLLAPTTSGYSYYSGNVINLRNTGVEFTLNADILPKSKNFQWSTTFTLGINDNYITKLPNGGQDLIVGPPWMQQTLTVGKPLFNYRVWEVDGVYATDADVPTDPLTGNKITMLGATMRAGDPILKDQNGDYKIDENDKVDYGSPNARITGGWVNTFSYKGVYVSVLCSFIQGRRVWNGYTSDKLNGTAADIYNRWGVVAGPSTLKDVNYWTGPGDTDAEFGNITNTSIDRWHIAQSHFVEDGSFLRIKNIMLGYTLPNGLLEHWKIKNMRLFGMIDNVYLLNQSTLPDPEAVQPNGYSDGNRYPLVRKYTLGLNFIF; encoded by the coding sequence ATGAAGAACACCCATGACCAACCTCCAAAAATTATCCCATTATGGATAATGTGTTTACTCACCTTACTGAGTATGCAAACCTACGCCCAACAAGTACTTGTCTCCGGAATTGCGCGAGATGCTAAAGGCAACCTGCTTGCTGAAGTAAACGTGCTGGAAAAAAACAGTAAAAATGTAACCAAGACTGATATTGACGGCCGTTACCAGATCACGGTAAAATCACCATCAGCTATTCTTGTATTCAGTTTTGTAGGTTATGTCAAGCAAGAGCACACGGCTAATGCCAGCAGTCTTGACGTCAATTTGCAGGAAGACGGTGCCGGACTGGAAGAGGTAGTCGTGCTGGGGTATCAGCAAGTAAACCGAAAAAAAGTAACGTCTGCCGTGACGACAATCAAGGGAAAGGAAATCGAAAATATCCCCTACCCTACTTTTGACCAAATGTTACAGGGCCGTGTAGCTGGCTTAACGGCCTTAAATACCTCTGGCGAACCAGGTGCAAGCGGCGTGGTAAACATCCGAGGTTCCAACAGTGTGTCACTCGGCGGTGTAAGTCACCCGCTTTATGTGATCGACGGCATGATCTACGATGTAAACGATATGCCAAATGCCTACGGAAACAATCCGCTCGTTTCTATCAACCCGAATGATATTGAATCTATCGATGTGTTAAAAGATGCTGCCGCCGCTGCGATATACGGTTCGAGAGGCGCAAACGGTGTGATCATGGTCACGACAAAAGCGGCAAAAGCCGGCGCGCCTCCTCGTTTCAATTTCAACTTTTATCAAGGCCTTGCGACCAAACCTACGCTCCGCAACGTCACGGTCGGCGCGGCAGAACGCCGCTTAAAAATGGACTTATTAAACGGCATGGGCAACTGGGACAACCTGGCTAATCTTTCCATGTTTTTGACCGATAGTTTAAACAACGCGTTTAACAACCATACCGATTGGCAAGGTATTTTCATCAAAACAGCGCCAACGACCAACGTAGATGCGAGTGTAGAAGGCTCTTCAGGCAGCACACAATATCGTTTATCCATGGGCTACTACAATGAAGAAGGCTCCATGGTAGGCTATGGATTGCGCCGTCTGGCGCCAAAGCTCAATCTGACGATCAAACCTTTTGAGCGCGTGAGCTTAATGACAACACTTAATCCCACCTTTGTCAATGTGAAGCATGGTTTTGGGGATGGAACAAATTTTCCCTTCAGCACCTGGTCATTTCCATCATCCTTCTGGAAACTCACCGACGAACAGCGAAAAGCGTATCGAGGCGAATACGACAGTATGGATGAGGATGTGACAACGACCATCTTATCTAATACCAAATTGAACATCCAAATTTTAGAGGGTTTGAATTTTACGAGTTCGTTCTCCTATACGTACAACAATAATCGCCGTGATTGGCTCCACAGCAGATTTATCAACGGTACTGGCGCAGACAATGCTTACCACTGGGCAAACCTGACCAACGTATGGGAAATTGAAAACTACTTAAACTGGACAAAAGACTGGAAAGAACATAATTTTAATATTGTAGCCGGACAGCAGGCCCAACGACAGACCAATAAGCAAACCTCTGCCTACGGCATCGATGTGACGGGTAATACTATTTTTAACATGTCTCCCGGCAATGATCTGTATGCCCAAACCTATGTAGAAGAACGCAGCCGCGTGGCAGCTTTCGGTCGTTTTAACTACGATTACAAAGGGAAATACATCTTCTCATCCAGCTACCGACGGGATGCTTCATCGCGTTACAATATTTCCAAACGCTGGACCGACTTTTATTCTTTTTCGGTAGCCTACAACATGGCGGATGAAGCCTTCTTCGCACGCTGGAAGGAAACGTTCAATCAATTTAAATGGCGCGCCAGCTACGGCGTGACAGGTAATGATCCGGCAAACTACTACGCGCAATACAATCTTCTTTCCAGTAATGCCACGTACTATAACTCATCTTTTGGCCTGGATAGCCGTGCAACGACGACCACATACAACGGAACCACGGTCATCAGTCCGAATTACTCCTCCTTTGCTGGTGAACGCAATCTTACCTGGGAAAAATATCCGCAGCTTAACGTTGGTATTGACCTTAGCCTTTTTAACAGCCGCGTCAACATCAATGCCGATTGGTATGTGCGTGATGCAAAAAACATCTATTATAGCAATCTCTTAGCGCCCACCACATCCGGCTACAGCTACTACAGTGGCAATGTGATTAACCTGCGTAATACCGGTGTAGAGTTTACCTTAAACGCAGACATCTTACCAAAATCCAAAAACTTCCAGTGGAGTACCACATTTACATTAGGAATAAACGATAATTATATTACTAAACTTCCAAATGGCGGTCAAGACCTCATTGTGGGGCCACCTTGGATGCAGCAAACGCTAACTGTCGGCAAGCCGCTATTTAACTACCGCGTATGGGAAGTGGATGGTGTCTATGCGACAGATGCAGATGTGCCCACAGATCCGCTGACCGGAAATAAAATAACGATGCTTGGCGCCACGATGCGTGCTGGCGATCCCATTCTCAAAGATCAAAATGGCGACTACAAGATTGACGAAAACGATAAGGTGGACTACGGCAGTCCGAATGCACGCATCACCGGCGGCTGGGTCAATACGTTTTCATACAAAGGTGTCTACGTATCTGTGCTATGCAGTTTTATCCAGGGAAGACGTGTATGGAATGGCTACACATCAGACAAGCTTAACGGCACGGCGGCTGATATTTACAACCGCTGGGGCGTCGTCGCCGGACCATCAACCTTAAAAGACGTGAACTATTGGACGGGCCCGGGCGATACCGATGCAGAATTTGGCAATATTACCAATACTTCGATTGATCGCTGGCATATTGCACAATCACATTTTGTCGAAGATGGAAGCTTCTTGAGGATAAAAAACATCATGCTGGGGTATACCTTGCCGAACGGCTTGTTGGAGCATTGGAAAATAAAAAACATGCGCCTTTTTGGTATGATAGACAATGTTTATTTGCTGAACCAGTCCACCCTTCCAGATCCTGAAGCGGTACAACCAAATGGATACAGCGATGGAAATCGCTATCCGTTGGTGCGGAAGTATACACTTGGGCTGAATTTTATCTTTTAA
- a CDS encoding fructosamine kinase family protein has translation MNLKSVLEECLNQVVVRVKPIHSGHVNDAYKVLTKDRCYFLKVNREIVFSNYFVQERAGLAALKEAFQHRVPEVVGVFEHDGAQLLIMEYIESGNANEGFWTDFGQQLAAMHRKSDASFGWHDNNYIGNLPQENTRNSCWSSFYTENRILPLVRKMQDMGVFSNKQIQQAEKLCLEINNILPKEAPALIHGDLWSGNFLIDKKGLPVLIDPSISFSHREMDIGMTKLFGGFPAEFYAAYTASFPLAPGWEARLPVMQLYPLLVHATLFGGGYVGRCVDTLATFN, from the coding sequence ATGAATCTAAAAAGCGTATTGGAGGAGTGTTTAAATCAAGTAGTCGTGCGTGTAAAGCCGATCCATAGCGGTCATGTAAATGATGCCTATAAGGTGTTAACGAAAGATCGCTGCTACTTTCTAAAGGTAAACCGAGAGATCGTGTTTTCGAATTATTTTGTACAAGAGCGAGCTGGGCTTGCAGCACTCAAGGAGGCCTTTCAGCATCGTGTTCCGGAGGTAGTGGGTGTTTTTGAGCATGATGGCGCACAGTTGCTTATTATGGAGTATATTGAGTCAGGCAATGCAAATGAAGGCTTTTGGACAGATTTCGGTCAACAACTAGCCGCGATGCATCGGAAGAGTGATGCGTCTTTTGGCTGGCATGATAATAATTACATCGGTAATTTGCCGCAGGAAAATACCAGAAACAGCTGTTGGAGTTCTTTTTATACAGAAAATCGTATCCTGCCGCTGGTTCGAAAAATGCAGGATATGGGTGTTTTTTCAAACAAACAAATCCAGCAGGCCGAAAAGCTTTGCCTGGAGATAAACAATATCCTACCCAAAGAAGCGCCAGCACTTATCCACGGCGATTTATGGAGTGGCAACTTCCTGATCGATAAAAAGGGATTGCCCGTATTAATCGATCCGTCCATCAGTTTTTCGCATCGCGAAATGGATATCGGTATGACTAAGCTATTTGGTGGCTTTCCAGCAGAGTTTTATGCAGCTTATACAGCGAGTTTTCCGCTAGCGCCAGGCTGGGAGGCGCGATTGCCAGTTATGCAGCTCTATCCGTTGTTGGTGCATGCCACATTATTTGGTGGCGGCTATGTCGGGCGCTGCGTAGACACACTAGCCACGTTTAATTAA